From the Argopecten irradians isolate NY chromosome 13, Ai_NY, whole genome shotgun sequence genome, one window contains:
- the LOC138306610 gene encoding uncharacterized protein, with product MLSSSRPLTSVPNNHVNNRKLVPTVQSNTNPSLNQRFLGNFQLQPTHISASRGITNTAYSNTELGVLSPSLHLQDVALTDFAFMHPTGGGNGDVNTGTHHGTIAPFIRSAVVVEAPYTLEVSTVKPTQPFDQISVVVSEQHRPSKTTFPSSISPTVQPVFQLPMGTSHMVSNSSASNKTSSNSSIGTVQTISSSPDGTTHSVVILSATTSQKTAITTTPAATTNKPEAKTNTPVSTTKVPASSTIKPVSTSNTLAATTQAPASTTNKLVSTTYTQVATTNAPESPTKVPTSTTKIPTSITKSPAAATKSPAFTTKIPTSITKEPAATIKEPVATTNVSSSTLEIPASTTKAPAATTKSPAFTTNKTVSANNTPAATNNAPATTTKTPASKTKMSASITKAPVATTKVPSATTKVPSSTTKIPASTTKAPASKTKMSASTTKAPVATTKVPSATTKVPSSTTKIPTSITNTPAATSKSPAAANKSPAFTTKIPTSIAKAPAATTKEPVATTNVSSSTLKIPASTTKAPAATTKSPAFTTNKTVSANNTPAATNNAPATTTKTPASKTKMSASTTKAPVATTKVPSSTTKIPASTTKAPAAKTKAPAATTQTTHSSMTTSQAFTSTSPAVKGGVTTAPSSTFSPDIIGGSRTVTIPTTVSLSTNTIPIEASANHGSTNVNIEHFNSPMIVVPEKVRPSVLPDAVSSLDATSKATVTPLNQLSSIPTNQVIATGIGGTSYEVLTSKPTSSPSKRVEQGYKLHGGLHKILNISNTDKSTLSYSNNPTAMDVKSIPVDVNNMPQITTLNTNSVSKEAQNPMHAYPLLSRSANATLITKNEIQHISNSQKGTTAEKDNLTYPKQTKTANVRRQNDGNNKTRTTNPFAALDEKAVDSIASRILTSLVKMVGRQTANDIHQNSINDKNSFTENNDKTTKLERKDQLSAEITRRLSTSLEQLSLNGKLNLESPSPQVMPVVKNIDALNNSVPQKTKKPRIPTPTQMSTHQETTTIQQPPIQPVKHMQENRFSAATHSVTISNEVLPKLATQPSSQQLPVKTEQNPGNQQDMRAPKKATVLLDATETAPASATMTLSSQGLETHTPVAHLSKLNLQDRSNRGKAHHTPLPEVSAGGLNLDLASLLRLTTTTTASQKPTESSTISTNSVANKDISTQLSIKSTVASPLIANSRKSIGGSRLATVSQSSSNHHTAVSSAATKQLPSAKPVDPSIVPLKSTVQTSKSSPEVRIADNISYKHSVLAVTTTVSSVTGESLSKKLIVNLNDLINTSHPIAKDNYTSKITARQKLDISDLKANTFESLPLHSTVVKTTSTPSTRQDMGVTASTMPINLIKKSTAAPPLLATKSPQSVMQPSTSPSAIIASTTTGPIFHKHEDIKSKTEGSHSSVSTTTSRPFPRNAGQKTAATIPDNGRPIPNATDKGQSSKLAPSVVKIQTQENKSPGIGHDTTTPRSNIKEWEFAAISAGILKTTPSTNHEWLPHSFPVIPEVPKGLEFLSLQPRKERTSSNSLLRKLVLNSFKPEKQMQISKEGLLLSENSVITNNVVQPNKNVDLKQDLVTQHSNGMYSSKIRPTKSSIVQSNLQDPQLIQQLVYSRVNQSAARQVSPTSVSNVGYSLSESTNHLQSDHTDGTSHTLGRFNTKDLVNGISSNADMFKVLKNAVTKQDRMPGKTGTGNAETSLKQTKTVDNPAYKVNQIMYPRDISVPALEMIVDVPHGRLNPVKPTKPSHAEQVI from the coding sequence ATGTTGTCCTCTTCGAGACCATTAACTTCGGTACCCAACAACCATGTAAACAACCGTAAACTGGTTCCAACAGTTCAGAGCAATACCAATCCTTCGCTCAATCAACGGTTTTTGGGAAACTTTCAACTCCAGCCAACTCATATATCGGCGAGCAGAGGCATCACCAACACCGCCTACAGTAATACAGAGCTTGGTGTGCTTTCACCAAGTCTTCATCTTCAGGATGTTGCGTTAACCGATTTTGCCTTCATGCATCCTACTGGTGGTGGCAACGGAGATGTAAACACGGGAACACATCATGGAACTATAGCGCCTTTTATAAGGTCCGCGGTGGTTGTAGAAGCGCCATACACACTCGAAGTTAGTACAGTAAAACCGACACAGCCTTTTGACCAGATATCAGTTGTTGTGTCAGAGCAACATAGGCCGTCAAAGACAACATTCCCATCTTCCATCAGTCCTACAGTTCAGCCAGTTTTCCAATTACCAATGGGCACATCCCATATGGTTTCCAACTCATCGGCAAGTAATAAGACAAGTTCTAACTCATCAATCGGAACAGTTCAGACAATATCTAGTTCACCAGATGGTACAACGCACTCAGTGGTAATTTTATCAGCGACTACTTCTCAGAAAACAGCTATAACTACTACTCCGGCGGCTACAACTAATAAACCAGAGGCTAAAACTAATACACCAGTGTCTACAACTAAAGTGCCAGCGTCCTCAACTATTAAACCAGTGTCAACATCTAATACACTAGCGGCTACAACTCAAGCACCAGCGTCCACAACTAATAAACTAGTATCAACAACGTATACACAAGTGGCTACAACTAATGCACCAGAGTCCCCAACTAAAGTACCAACGTCTACAACTAAAATACCGACATCTATAACTAAATCACCAGCAGCTGCAACTAAATCACCAGCGTTCACAACTAAAATACCGACATCTATAACTAAAGAACCAGCGGCTACAATTAAAGAACCAGTGGCTACAACTAATGTATCATCGTCCACACTTGAAATACCGGCGTCCACAACTAAAGCACCAGCGGCTACAACTAAATCACCAGCATTCACAACTAATAAAACAGTATCAGCAAATAATACTCCAGCAGCTACAAATAATGCACCAGCGACCACAACTAAAACGCCAGCGTCCAAAACTAAAATGTCTGCGTCCATAACTAAAGCACCAGTGGCTACAACTAAAGTACCATCGGCTACAACTAAAGTACCATCGTCCACAACTAAAATACCGGCCTCCACAACTAAAGCACCAGCGTCCAAAACTAAAATGTCTGCGTCCACAACTAAAGCACCAGTGGCTACAACTAAAGTACCATCGGCTACAACTAAAGTACCATCGTCCACAACTAAAATACCGACATCTATAACTAATACACCAGCGGCTACATCTAAATCACCGGCAGCTGCAAATAAATCACCAGCGTTCACAACTAAAATACCGACATCTATAGCTAAAGCACCAGCGGCTACAACTAAAGAACCAGTGGCTACAACTAATGTATCATCGTCCACACTTAAAATACCGGCGTCCACAACTAAAGCACCAGCGGCTACAACTAAATCACCAGCATTCACAACTAATAAAACAGTATCAGCAAATAATACGCCAGCAGCTACAAATAATGCACCGGCGACCACAACTAAAACACCAGCGTCCAAAACTAAAATGTCTGCGTCCACAACTAAAGCACCTGTGGCTACAACTAAAGTACCATCGTCCACAACTAAAATACCGGCGTCCACAACTAAAGCACCAGCGGCTAAAACTAAAGCACCAGCGGCTACAACTCAAACAACCCATTCATCAATGACTACATCACAAGCCTTTACTTCTACATCACCGGCCGTTAAGGGTGGTGTAACGACTGCGCCATCATCGACTTTTTCACCTGACATAATTGGAGGATCAAGAACAGTTACAATTCCGACAACAGTCAGTTTATCAACTAATACTATTCCGATAGAGGCTAGTGCAAATCATGGTTCCACAAATGTGAATATCGAACACTTTAATTCGCCAATGATTGTCGTTCCTGAAAAGGTTAGACCAAGTGTACTTCCAGATGCAGTTTCCAGTCTTGATGCTACAAGTAAAGCAACAGTTACACCTTTAAATCAACTTTCGTCCATACCAACCAATCAAGTAATTGCTACCGGAATAGGAGGTACATCGTATGAGGTCCTTAcctctaaacctacatcttcgCCTAGTAAAAGAGTAGAACAAGGATACAAATTACATGGTGGATTGCATAAGATACTGAACATTTCAAATACTGATAAATCTACTTTGTCATATTCAAACAATCCAACTGCAATGGACGTAAAATCAATTCCAGTTGATGTTAATAACATGCCACAAATCACCACTTTAAATACCAATAGTGTGTCCAAAgaagcacaaaacccaatgcaTGCATATCCGCTGCTATCGAGATCAGCAAATGCCACACTTATCaccaaaaatgaaatacaacatATTTCGAATAGTCAAAAGGGAACTACGGCAGAGAAAGATAATTTAACATATCCGAAACAAACGAAAACGGCAAATGTAAGACGACAAAACGATGGGAACAATAAGACAAGGACAACTAATCCCTTCGCTGCACTCGATGAGAAAGCTGTTGATTCTATAGCATCCAGAATTCTGACATCATTAGTGAAAATGGTTGGCAGGCAAACCGCTAATGatattcatcaaaacagtattAATGATAAGAATAGTTTTACGGAAAACAATGATAAGACAACAAAACTGGAAAGAAAAGATCAACTATCAGCTGAAATAACTAGAAGATTGTCTACCTCCTTAGAGCAGCTGTCATTAAACGGTAAATTAAACCTTGAAAGTCCATCACCACAAGTGATGCCTGTAGTGAAGAATATAGACGCTCTTAACAATTCGGTCCCTCAAAAGACTAAAAAACCAAGGATACCTACACCTACTCAAATGTCTACGCATCAAGAGACAACTACAATTCAGCAACCACCAATTCAACCCGTAAAACACATGCAGGAGAATCGTTTTTCCGCAGCGACGCATTCTGTAACAATATCTAATGAGGTTCTACCTAAACTAGCAACGCAACCATCATCGCAACAGTTGCCTGTGAAAACAGAACAAAATCCGGGAAATCAACAAGACATGCGTGCACCAAAAAAGGCAACTGTTCTACTAGACGCAACAGAAACCGCTCCTGCGAGTGCAACGATGACTTTGTCTAGCCAAGGCTTAGAGACCCACACACCTGTAGCTCATCTTTCGAAACTAAATCTTCAAGACAGAAGCAATCGTGGCAAAGCGCACCATACCCCATTACCGGAAGTTTCAGCAGGTGGACTTAATCTGGACTTAGCCTCTTTACTTAGACTcaccacaacaacaacagcaagcCAAAAGCCAACGGAATCGTCAACCATTTCCACAAACAGCGTTGCGAACAAAGATATATCAACTCAACTAAGTATTAAAAGCACAGTTGCATCTCCTCTGATAGCCAACTCACGTAAGAGCATCGGGGGATCACGGTTAGCCACTGTTAGTCAATCATCTTCAAACCACCATACTGCAGTTTCATCAGCAGCGACTAAGCAGCTTCCATCAGCAAAGCCAGTTGATCCATCTATCGTACCATTAAAGTCGACTGTTCAAACTAGTAAATCCTCCCCGGAGGTCAGAATAGCTGATAATATATCATACAAGCATAGTGTGTTAGCTGTGACAACCACTGTTTCATCAGTAACAGGCGAGTCTTTGTCTAAGAAACTGATAGTTAATCTGAATGACCTTATCAACACAAGTCATCCGATAGCAAAGGACAATTACACATCTAAAATCACTGCAAGGCAAAAGTTGGATATATCGGACTTGAAAGCAAATACATTTGAGTCTCTGCCGTTGCATTCCACTGTTGTCAAGACGACGAGCACACCATCAACCCGCCAAGACATGGGAGTAACAGCATCAACAATGCCAATCAAtctgataaaaaaatcaacagcCGCGCCGCCATTGCTTGCAACAAAATCGCCTCAAAGTGTTATGCAACCGAGCACATCTCCGTCTGCTATAATCGCAAGTACAACCACCGGTCCTATATTTCACAAACATGAGGATATCAAAAGTAAAACGGAAGGTTCGCATAGTTCTGTTTCGACAACCACATCACGTCCATTCCCACGGAACGCTGGTCAAAAGACTGCAGCAACTATACCAGATAACGGTCGTCCTATTCCTAATGCTACAGATAAAGGTCAATCGAGCAAGCTTGCGCCAAGTGTTGTCAAAATTCAGACGCAAGAAAATAAATCACCAGGTATTGGGCACGATACCACAACACCACGTTCGAACATTAAAGAGTGGGAATTTGCTGCCATTTCCGCTGGTATCCTTAAAACGACTCCCTCAACAAATCACGAATGGCTGCCTCACAGCTTCCCTGTCATACCCGAGGTTCCAAAAGGACTTGAGTTTCTCTCTTTGCAGCCAAGAAAAGAACGCACAAGCTCAAATAGCCTTCTGCGGAAGCTTGTATTGAATAGCTTtaaacctgaaaagcagatgCAAATTAGCAAAGAAGGATTGCTCCTATCAGAAAATTCAGTCATAACAAATAATGTAGTACAGCCTAACAAAAATGTGGATTTAAAACAAGACCTTGTAACTCAACATTCAAATGGAATGTATTCTAGCAAAATAAGACCAACGAAATCTAGTATAGTTCAATCTAACCTTCAGGATCCTCAGCTAATTCAACAATTAGTGTATTCTAGAGTCAATCAGTCAGCAGCACGTCAGGTTTCTCCGACGTCTGTTTCAAATGTAGGGTATAGTTTATCGGAATCAACTAACCATCTTCAATCAGATCATACAGACGGAACATCCCATACTCTAGGACGATTTAACACCAAAGATCTCGTGAATGGAATCTCTAGTAACGCTGATATGTTTAAAGTTTTGAAAAATGCCGTTACCAAACAAGACCGAATGCCGGGAAAAACCGGAACCGGAAATGCGGAGACTTCTTTAAAACAGACAAAGACTGTTGACAATCCGGCATATAAAGTGAACCAGATAATGTACCCGAGGGATATCTCAGTTCCTGCTCTAGAAATGATCGTTGATGTGCCGCATGGACGATTAAACCCAGTAAAACCAACAAAACCAAGTCATGCGGAACAGGTTATATGA